A stretch of the Caldalkalibacillus salinus genome encodes the following:
- the tatC gene encoding twin-arginine translocase subunit TatC, which translates to MTKRSNMTMWEHFGELRKRLVYTFIVFLLSTIVGFITAEHVIQYIEQDIAHHLSLVLIAPTDAFKVYFQFSLIVAFVITFPFLLFQVWSFIKPGLTDRERKVTLSFIPSALALFLLGMSFGYFWLFPFVFKFMTEIAIRLGAEEMYGIHQFFSFLFTLVFPFGLLFQMPILILFLTRLEVITPKLLVTFRKYAYFVLFVIAAIITPPELLSHLFVTLPLILLYELSVGLSRVTYKRLQKRKVREQRAEQNDQIDREQSVK; encoded by the coding sequence ATGACTAAACGTTCCAACATGACGATGTGGGAGCATTTTGGGGAATTACGTAAACGTCTTGTGTATACGTTTATTGTTTTTCTCCTGTCGACGATCGTTGGATTTATTACAGCTGAGCATGTCATTCAATACATTGAACAGGACATTGCTCATCATCTTTCACTCGTATTGATCGCACCCACAGACGCTTTCAAAGTGTATTTTCAATTCTCTTTGATTGTGGCCTTTGTGATCACGTTTCCTTTTCTCTTATTTCAAGTGTGGTCATTTATCAAGCCGGGACTAACCGACCGAGAGCGTAAGGTGACTTTAAGCTTTATTCCTAGTGCCTTAGCTTTATTCTTACTAGGCATGTCATTCGGTTATTTTTGGTTGTTTCCTTTTGTGTTTAAGTTCATGACCGAGATTGCCATAAGACTTGGTGCGGAGGAGATGTATGGCATCCACCAATTCTTTAGCTTCTTATTTACACTCGTCTTTCCATTCGGTTTACTATTTCAGATGCCGATTCTCATTCTTTTCTTAACGCGATTAGAAGTGATCACACCGAAGCTGTTGGTGACATTCAGGAAATACGCTTACTTTGTTCTGTTCGTCATTGCTGCGATTATCACACCGCCAGAGCTGTTGTCACACTTATTTGTTACACTGCCACTCATCCTACTTTACGAATTAAGTGTAGGTCTATCTCGTGTGACGTATAAGAGATTACAAAAAAGAAAAGTCAGAGAACAACGAGCGGAGCAGAATGATCAAATTGATCGTGAACAGAGCGTAAAATAA
- a CDS encoding TetR/AcrR family transcriptional regulator codes for MSPRNEEQNKQLRDERREQILQSALKVFAKRGFAATKISDIKSEAGLSHGLVYHYFSSKDEIFSTLVERALEGSKMVVDYASQQKLSPLGKIKWMTEKISKEMSEDGAYYNLITIQAFTSDAVPEQIKSIINDKSPNALEGILPIIKAGQKSAEIVHKDPVKLAALYFAVIQGIAMQQLQGNKIIPTPDVELILRIFKT; via the coding sequence ATGTCTCCAAGAAACGAAGAACAAAATAAACAATTAAGAGATGAACGTAGAGAACAGATTTTGCAGTCTGCTCTTAAGGTTTTTGCCAAACGTGGGTTTGCTGCTACTAAAATAAGTGATATTAAATCAGAAGCTGGTTTAAGCCATGGTTTGGTTTATCATTATTTTAGTTCTAAAGATGAAATCTTTTCGACGCTCGTTGAAAGGGCATTAGAAGGATCAAAAATGGTTGTAGATTATGCCTCACAACAAAAATTATCACCGTTAGGAAAAATAAAATGGATGACCGAAAAGATTTCAAAGGAAATGTCAGAAGACGGTGCTTACTACAACCTTATAACTATCCAAGCTTTTACTTCTGATGCAGTACCTGAACAAATTAAATCAATAATTAATGACAAATCACCCAATGCATTAGAAGGAATTTTACCGATTATTAAAGCTGGTCAAAAATCAGCAGAAATTGTACATAAAGATCCAGTTAAATTAGCTGCTTTATACTTTGCGGTAATTCAAGGGATTGCAATGCAACAGCTTCAAGGTAATAAAATAATTCCAACACCTGATGTAGAACTTATTTTGAGAATCTTTAAAACATAA
- the groL gene encoding chaperonin GroEL (60 kDa chaperone family; promotes refolding of misfolded polypeptides especially under stressful conditions; forms two stacked rings of heptamers to form a barrel-shaped 14mer; ends can be capped by GroES; misfolded proteins enter the barrel where they are refolded when GroES binds), which produces MAKDIKFSESARRAMTSGVDTLANAVKVTLGPKGRNVVLEKKFGSPLITNDGVTIAKEIELEDAFENMGAKLVAEVANKTNDVAGDGTTTATVLAQAMIREGLKNVAAGANPMVIRKGIEKAVKAATDEIASISKPIEGKDSIAQVASISAADDEVGHLIAEAMEKVGNDGVITVEESKGFATELEVVEGMQFDRGYASPYMVTNTEKMEAELEDPYILITDKKITNIQEVLPVLEQVVQQGKPILIVAEDVEGEALATLVVNKLRGTFNAVAVKAPGFGDRRKAMLEDLAVLTGGQVITEDLGLDLKSATIDQLGRASKVVVTKENTTVVEGAGEADKIAARVNQIRAQVEESTSDFDKEKLQERLAKLAGGVAVIKVGAATETELKEKKLRIEDALNSTRAAVEEGIVSGGGTALVNVVNAVQNVEATGDELTGVAIVRRALEEPVRQIATNAGLEGSVIVERLKKEDVGVGINAATGEWVNMMEAGIVDPAKVTRSALQNAASVSAMFLTTEAVIADKPEEDDAAGAPGGGMPDMGGMGGMGGMGGMM; this is translated from the coding sequence ATGGCAAAAGACATTAAGTTCAGTGAAAGTGCCCGTCGTGCAATGACAAGTGGTGTAGATACACTTGCAAATGCTGTAAAAGTAACGTTAGGACCAAAGGGACGTAATGTTGTACTTGAAAAGAAATTCGGTTCTCCACTCATCACAAATGATGGTGTGACAATCGCAAAGGAAATTGAACTAGAAGACGCATTCGAAAACATGGGTGCAAAGCTTGTAGCGGAGGTAGCAAACAAAACAAACGACGTTGCTGGGGACGGAACAACGACAGCGACAGTATTAGCACAAGCGATGATTCGCGAAGGTTTGAAAAACGTGGCTGCCGGTGCAAACCCAATGGTTATCCGTAAAGGGATTGAAAAAGCAGTCAAAGCGGCGACAGATGAAATCGCTAGTATCTCTAAACCAATCGAAGGGAAAGACTCCATTGCGCAAGTGGCCTCAATCTCTGCTGCTGACGATGAAGTAGGTCACCTCATTGCAGAAGCGATGGAGAAGGTTGGTAACGACGGTGTCATCACAGTTGAAGAATCCAAAGGTTTCGCCACTGAGCTAGAAGTTGTTGAAGGGATGCAATTCGACCGCGGTTACGCTTCTCCATACATGGTGACAAACACAGAGAAGATGGAAGCGGAATTAGAAGATCCGTACATTCTCATCACTGACAAGAAGATCACAAACATCCAAGAAGTACTGCCCGTACTAGAGCAAGTGGTGCAACAAGGTAAGCCAATCTTAATCGTAGCAGAAGACGTTGAAGGTGAAGCATTAGCAACACTCGTGGTGAATAAACTTCGCGGAACATTCAACGCAGTAGCGGTTAAAGCACCTGGATTCGGTGACCGTCGTAAAGCAATGTTAGAGGATCTAGCTGTTCTAACTGGCGGTCAAGTGATTACTGAAGATCTAGGCCTTGATCTGAAGTCTGCAACAATAGATCAACTTGGACGCGCAAGCAAAGTTGTCGTAACAAAAGAAAACACAACTGTGGTTGAAGGTGCTGGAGAAGCAGACAAAATCGCAGCTCGCGTGAACCAAATCCGTGCACAAGTAGAAGAATCTACTTCAGACTTTGACAAAGAAAAATTACAAGAGCGTCTTGCTAAATTAGCGGGTGGCGTTGCTGTCATTAAAGTAGGTGCGGCAACTGAAACTGAGCTAAAAGAGAAGAAGCTTCGTATCGAGGACGCATTAAACTCTACACGTGCGGCAGTTGAAGAAGGTATCGTATCCGGTGGTGGTACGGCACTAGTGAACGTCGTCAACGCTGTACAAAACGTAGAAGCAACTGGCGACGAGCTCACAGGTGTAGCGATCGTACGTCGTGCACTAGAAGAGCCCGTACGTCAAATTGCAACAAACGCAGGTCTTGAAGGCTCCGTTATCGTTGAGCGCCTGAAGAAAGAAGACGTTGGCGTTGGTATCAATGCCGCAACAGGTGAATGGGTCAACATGATGGAAGCTGGAATTGTAGACCCTGCAAAAGTGACACGTTCCGCACTACAAAACGCAGCATCCGTTTCCGCTATGTTCTTAACAACAGAAGCGGTCATCGCTGACAAGCCTGAAGAAGACGATGCAGCTGGCGCACCAGGCGGCGGAATGCCTGACATGGGCGGCATGGGCGGAATGGGTGGCATGGGCGGCATGATGTAG
- a CDS encoding ABC transporter permease — MAKQINANYPDLTGSISEDLADNAQKILEKMRAFFAMTNYTTIFIATVVVTIVMVMSIFERKKEIGTLKAIGASRRVIICTILAESLTYCLSGGILALPVSAIINYLMFDAWIIDLGRWLETISVSVLVGLLAALWPAWTAQRVNPLESVRYE, encoded by the coding sequence TTGGCAAAACAAATCAATGCAAATTACCCTGACCTGACGGGCTCAATTTCTGAAGACTTGGCGGATAATGCTCAAAAAATACTGGAAAAGATGCGCGCATTTTTCGCCATGACCAATTACACCACGATTTTCATCGCTACTGTCGTTGTTACCATTGTGATGGTCATGTCTATTTTTGAGAGGAAAAAAGAAATCGGCACCTTAAAAGCTATTGGTGCGTCTAGAAGGGTCATTATTTGTACCATTTTGGCTGAAAGTCTTACTTACTGTTTGTCAGGCGGTATTCTTGCACTGCCTGTTTCTGCAATCATTAACTATCTCATGTTTGATGCATGGATAATAGATCTGGGAAGATGGTTGGAGACCATTTCTGTATCCGTTCTCGTTGGACTGTTGGCAGCTCTTTGGCCAGCATGGACTGCACAAAGGGTCAATCCCCTGGAAAGTGTACGATATGAATAA
- a CDS encoding MogA/MoaB family molybdenum cofactor biosynthesis protein, which translates to MWKVAMITASDRASRGEREDDSGPVIQELIQSHLDSEVISYRILPDDIETLKENMIEIVDRHRADLMITIGGTSLSPEDVTPEATRLVIDRIVPGMAEEMRRHAMTYSRQAMLTRALCGTRGNTLIINLPGAPDAAKYCLQAISDQLPNALQILQGERKVFKLGGDSE; encoded by the coding sequence ATGTGGAAGGTTGCCATGATTACAGCAAGTGATCGCGCGTCACGTGGGGAAAGGGAAGATGATAGTGGACCGGTGATACAGGAGCTCATTCAAAGTCATTTAGATTCAGAAGTGATTTCATACCGCATTTTACCAGATGATATTGAAACATTAAAAGAAAACATGATCGAAATCGTCGATCGGCATCGTGCAGATCTGATGATCACGATCGGTGGTACAAGCCTAAGTCCAGAAGACGTGACACCAGAGGCGACAAGACTCGTGATCGATCGTATTGTTCCGGGGATGGCTGAAGAAATGAGAAGACATGCCATGACCTATTCCAGACAGGCGATGTTAACCAGAGCGTTATGCGGTACGCGGGGCAATACGCTTATCATTAATTTGCCAGGTGCACCTGACGCGGCAAAATACTGTTTACAAGCAATATCTGATCAGCTTCCTAACGCATTGCAAATCCTACAAGGGGAGCGTAAGGTCTTTAAACTCGGAGGGGACAGTGAATGA
- a CDS encoding ABC transporter ATP-binding protein translates to MIINVKNLWKTYGHGDTAVHAVRGIDLNIKEGEFIALMGPSGSGKSSLLHLIGAMDSPTEGEIIFKGEDYSKLNSKQETDLRLRRIGFIFQTFNLISSLSAIENVALPMKLAGISRKEANEKAKQLLGKVNLLDRLEHMPSKLSGGQRQRVSIARALANYPDLILADEPTGNLDSENGKLILDLLEKLHADGHTILMVTHDPELSERASRVVFIRDGQLNDYQPIE, encoded by the coding sequence GTGATTATAAATGTTAAAAACTTATGGAAAACTTATGGTCATGGGGACACTGCCGTTCATGCTGTTCGAGGCATTGATTTAAATATAAAAGAAGGAGAATTCATTGCCTTAATGGGTCCGTCCGGAAGCGGAAAATCAAGCTTGTTGCACCTTATTGGAGCCATGGATTCACCAACCGAGGGTGAAATCATCTTTAAAGGGGAGGACTATAGTAAACTGAATTCAAAACAAGAGACTGACTTACGATTAAGACGTATAGGCTTCATTTTTCAAACGTTTAATCTGATCTCTTCCTTATCTGCAATAGAAAATGTGGCACTACCGATGAAGCTTGCAGGAATCAGTCGAAAAGAAGCGAATGAGAAAGCAAAGCAACTTCTGGGAAAAGTCAATTTATTGGACCGATTGGAACACATGCCTTCTAAACTATCGGGCGGACAACGGCAAAGAGTCTCCATTGCAAGAGCATTAGCTAATTATCCGGATCTCATTTTGGCAGATGAGCCGACCGGAAATCTTGACAGTGAAAACGGGAAACTCATTTTAGATCTGCTTGAAAAACTACATGCTGACGGACACACAATTTTAATGGTCACTCATGATCCCGAACTTTCCGAAAGGGCAAGTCGTGTTGTCTTTATCCGTGATGGTCAACTAAATGATTACCAACCAATAGAATAA
- the groES gene encoding co-chaperone GroES, with protein sequence MLKPLGDRVVIEALEKEETTASGIVLPDSAKEKPQEGKVVAVGSGRYENGERVALEVKEGDRVIFSKYAGTEVKFGDKELLIMRESDILAVSE encoded by the coding sequence ATGTTAAAGCCACTAGGCGATCGTGTTGTGATTGAAGCATTGGAAAAAGAAGAAACAACAGCAAGCGGGATTGTACTTCCTGACTCAGCAAAAGAAAAACCTCAAGAAGGTAAAGTGGTTGCTGTGGGAAGTGGACGCTATGAAAATGGTGAACGCGTAGCTCTAGAAGTTAAAGAAGGAGACCGTGTGATCTTCTCCAAGTATGCAGGAACTGAAGTGAAGTTTGGAGATAAAGAGCTTCTTATCATGCGCGAAAGCGACATTTTAGCTGTTTCAGAATAA
- the moaC gene encoding cyclic pyranopterin monophosphate synthase MoaC has protein sequence MGSFTHFNKQARPKMVDISDKQVTTRVAVAHSEVQMGAEVYHKIEEGKIGKGDVLSVAQIAGVMAAKKTSDIIPMCHPLSLSGVDITFRGEKLTSQSAGQESKSIAAAGEQQVEYEQEERFALKIEVTVKTDGKTGVEMEALTAASVSALTIYDMCKAIDKGMILGPTYLASKSGGKSGDYQRKLKEEH, from the coding sequence ATGGGGTCGTTTACACACTTCAATAAGCAAGCGAGACCTAAGATGGTCGATATATCGGACAAACAGGTCACAACGAGAGTGGCCGTCGCCCACAGTGAAGTTCAGATGGGGGCGGAAGTTTACCATAAGATAGAAGAAGGTAAGATCGGCAAGGGAGATGTTTTATCTGTCGCACAGATAGCTGGCGTCATGGCTGCCAAAAAAACGTCAGATATTATCCCGATGTGTCATCCGCTTTCACTTTCAGGCGTTGATATCACATTTCGAGGCGAGAAGTTAACCTCTCAAAGTGCAGGCCAAGAAAGTAAAAGTATAGCGGCAGCGGGAGAACAACAAGTTGAATACGAACAAGAAGAACGTTTTGCATTAAAGATAGAGGTTACCGTCAAAACGGATGGAAAAACAGGGGTAGAGATGGAAGCGCTAACAGCTGCTTCAGTTAGTGCTTTGACCATTTATGATATGTGTAAAGCAATAGATAAAGGGATGATACTAGGACCAACATACCTAGCGTCCAAATCAGGTGGAAAGAGTGGAGACTACCAGAGAAAACTAAAGGAGGAGCATTAA
- a CDS encoding helix-turn-helix domain-containing protein: MRTINFTVLPPPKELRRDIECLRIATHTGSEALDVKVCPNGLPGIVFQLSTDVSAAIESIATRSAQISNIPILFLHGQGSEPSVMHFRNKPYTTIQVVFKSHALYTLFGMDASSLNQGFLMPDQIGAKKLEKHLIATKTNAERITMLGEFLITKLEQTNKRDELIEQTLDYIRLHISTVTVKKLLSAFHISERQFQKRFARVVGMPPQLYIRVKRVNEALKMMSTGKYERFSDIAYALNYYDQSHFIRDIKAFSWVTPKSIANKVSEFHTDEAGSSYL; the protein is encoded by the coding sequence ATGAGAACCATAAACTTTACAGTCTTGCCGCCACCAAAGGAATTAAGACGCGATATTGAGTGCCTTCGGATTGCCACGCATACGGGCAGTGAAGCATTGGATGTTAAGGTATGTCCGAATGGCCTTCCTGGTATTGTGTTCCAACTTTCCACCGATGTTTCAGCTGCTATAGAAAGTATTGCGACACGCTCGGCACAAATTTCGAATATTCCAATATTGTTTCTACATGGACAAGGTTCGGAGCCGAGTGTCATGCACTTCAGAAACAAGCCTTACACGACAATACAAGTGGTCTTCAAGTCTCACGCACTCTATACGTTGTTTGGTATGGATGCATCCTCGCTCAACCAAGGCTTTCTAATGCCCGACCAAATTGGTGCAAAAAAGCTAGAGAAGCATCTTATAGCCACCAAAACAAATGCTGAACGAATTACTATGCTTGGTGAATTCCTTATCACAAAGCTGGAGCAAACGAATAAAAGAGATGAACTCATCGAGCAGACGCTGGATTATATTCGTTTGCACATTTCAACGGTTACAGTAAAAAAATTATTGTCGGCATTTCATATTTCGGAGCGTCAATTCCAGAAGCGTTTTGCCCGAGTCGTTGGCATGCCACCCCAGCTGTACATTCGAGTAAAGCGTGTGAATGAAGCACTGAAGATGATGAGTACGGGGAAGTACGAACGATTTTCGGATATCGCTTACGCGCTTAACTATTACGATCAATCGCATTTTATCCGCGACATCAAAGCATTTTCCTGGGTTACGCCCAAAAGCATTGCGAATAAAGTTAGTGAATTCCATACCGATGAGGCCGGGTCATCGTATTTATAG
- a CDS encoding ArsR/SmtB family transcription factor produces MNTKILSALAEPNRLHIVELLRDSPLTVGEIADRLQIRQPQASKHLRVLYDAGIVEFYAEANRRIYKLRSEPFKELNSWLEQYREMWEENFDRLDRYLQELQKNEEKLK; encoded by the coding sequence ATGAACACAAAAATATTGAGCGCCCTTGCCGAACCCAATAGACTACACATTGTTGAATTGCTTCGTGACAGTCCTCTCACCGTGGGGGAAATCGCGGATCGGCTTCAGATACGACAGCCACAAGCGTCAAAACATCTACGCGTTCTATATGATGCAGGAATAGTGGAATTTTATGCTGAAGCGAATCGCCGCATATACAAATTACGGTCAGAGCCTTTCAAAGAATTAAATTCTTGGTTGGAACAATACCGTGAAATGTGGGAAGAAAATTTCGACCGCTTGGATCGTTATTTGCAAGAGTTACAAAAGAATGAAGAGAAATTAAAATAA
- a CDS encoding dihydrofolate reductase family protein has protein sequence MRKVKMINRVSIDGYFASLNDMTGGMDWFVPDNDVDKTTHEMVKADTLIAGKATFELFEASWPPVLRDPNAPEEMKVLAHELTDMRKIVFSETLKMSDWENTEFYSGDITEVVKKLKEEEGSDILILGSGTVVQQLTNAGLIDEYVFILTPVIASEGKPLFKEVKQIGLTLLQSKSFASGNVLLHYAAAE, from the coding sequence ATGCGTAAAGTCAAAATGATTAACCGAGTTTCTATTGATGGCTATTTTGCTAGTCTCAACGACATGACTGGAGGGATGGACTGGTTCGTCCCAGACAACGACGTTGATAAAACGACTCACGAGATGGTGAAGGCAGATACGCTCATAGCAGGCAAGGCTACTTTTGAGTTGTTCGAGGCTTCATGGCCGCCCGTTCTACGCGACCCGAACGCCCCCGAAGAAATGAAGGTGTTGGCGCATGAGCTGACCGACATGAGGAAAATTGTCTTTTCGGAAACGCTGAAGATGTCCGACTGGGAGAACACTGAATTTTATAGTGGAGATATCACTGAAGTTGTAAAGAAGCTGAAGGAAGAAGAAGGATCTGACATTCTCATCTTGGGTAGCGGCACCGTCGTGCAGCAACTTACTAATGCCGGCTTGATAGACGAGTATGTGTTCATCCTAACACCGGTCATTGCGAGTGAAGGAAAGCCACTTTTCAAAGAGGTTAAACAAATCGGGCTTACGCTGCTTCAATCCAAGAGCTTTGCTTCAGGCAACGTGCTGCTGCACTACGCTGCTGCTGAATAG
- a CDS encoding redox-sensing transcriptional repressor Rex gives MKQQHIPQATAKRLPIYYRFLENLQATGKQRVSSSELSEAVKVDAATIRRDFSCFGALGKKGYGYSVEYLLQFFREILAQDSPTAVILVGVGNLGTALLNYNFQKNHNIQIVRAYDITPEKIGQTIGGVEVHHTHELSTSPIDCDIAILAVPVSVAQKTTDNLVHAGIEGILNFTPARLDVPSHIRVQHIDLTVELQTLEYFLRHYPLQKEE, from the coding sequence ATGAAGCAGCAACACATCCCACAAGCAACAGCCAAGCGACTCCCCATTTATTATCGATTCTTAGAGAATTTACAAGCGACGGGAAAGCAAAGGGTATCCTCTTCGGAACTGAGTGAGGCTGTAAAAGTGGATGCTGCAACCATACGCCGGGATTTCTCCTGTTTTGGTGCTTTGGGTAAAAAAGGGTATGGATATAGTGTAGAATATCTATTACAATTCTTTAGAGAAATACTCGCACAAGATAGTCCTACCGCCGTCATTCTAGTGGGGGTAGGAAACTTAGGAACGGCACTATTAAATTATAACTTTCAAAAGAACCATAACATTCAAATTGTACGCGCTTATGATATTACCCCTGAAAAAATAGGGCAGACTATAGGTGGAGTCGAAGTCCATCATACCCATGAACTTTCAACATCCCCTATCGATTGTGATATAGCGATATTAGCCGTGCCGGTGTCTGTGGCCCAAAAGACAACAGACAACCTTGTTCATGCTGGCATTGAAGGCATTTTAAACTTTACACCAGCACGCCTGGATGTTCCGTCCCACATACGTGTACAACACATAGATTTAACAGTAGAATTACAAACACTCGAATATTTCTTGAGGCATTATCCGTTACAAAAAGAGGAGTGA
- the tatA gene encoding twin-arginine translocase TatA/TatE family subunit, which translates to MGTIGPVSLILIILVALLIFGPSKLPELGKAFGKTLKEFKNATKGLADEDEQADKKKEEK; encoded by the coding sequence ATGGGAACAATCGGACCAGTAAGCTTAATTTTAATTATTCTAGTCGCCTTATTGATTTTTGGCCCTAGTAAGTTACCAGAGCTAGGCAAAGCATTCGGAAAAACATTAAAAGAGTTTAAGAATGCGACCAAAGGCTTGGCGGATGAGGATGAGCAAGCAGATAAGAAGAAAGAAGAAAAATAA
- a CDS encoding SRPBCC domain-containing protein encodes MKKKLFIGGIKMSAKIEITRTFNAPRDLVFKAFTEKEHLLNWWGPKGWTLDITKLEVHPDGVFHYSQKSQDGNVMWGKFVYREINAPEKLVYTNSFSDEEGNTIRAPFNENWPLEILNTLTFNENEGKTTLTMVAAPVSPTEEEVKTLEQSQEMVQQGFAGTFDQLADYLSTVSNI; translated from the coding sequence ATGAAAAAAAAATTATTTATTGGAGGAATTAAAATGTCTGCGAAAATCGAAATCACTCGTACATTCAATGCGCCACGAGATCTTGTGTTTAAAGCTTTTACCGAAAAAGAACATCTTTTGAACTGGTGGGGTCCAAAAGGATGGACACTGGATATTACTAAATTAGAAGTCCACCCGGATGGTGTCTTCCATTACAGCCAGAAGTCACAGGATGGCAACGTTATGTGGGGAAAATTTGTTTACCGTGAGATTAATGCTCCAGAAAAACTTGTTTACACCAATTCCTTTTCTGACGAGGAAGGTAATACCATACGTGCTCCCTTTAACGAAAACTGGCCATTAGAAATTCTGAATACTTTGACATTCAACGAGAACGAGGGCAAAACAACACTTACGATGGTTGCAGCTCCGGTTTCCCCTACGGAGGAGGAAGTCAAGACTCTCGAGCAATCACAAGAGATGGTTCAACAGGGATTTGCAGGAACATTCGATCAATTGGCCGATTATCTATCAACGGTATCAAACATTTAA